Proteins from one Streptococcus mitis B6 genomic window:
- the pknB gene encoding Stk1 family PASTA domain-containing Ser/Thr kinase has translation MIQIGKIFAGRYRIVKQIGRGGMADVYLAKDLILDGEEVAVKVLRTNYQTDPIAVARFQREARAMADLDHPHIVRITDIGEEDGQQYLAMEYVAGLDLKRYIKEHYPLSNEEAVRIMGQILLAMRLAHTRGIVHRDLKPQNILLTPDGTAKVTDFGIAVAFAETSLTQTNSMLGSVHYLSPEQARGSKATVQSDIYAMGIIFYEMLTGHIPYDGDSAVTIALQHFQKPLPSVIDENPSVPQALENVVIKATAKKLTDRYKSVAEMYVDLSSSLSYNRRNEPKLVFDDATKADTKTLPKVSQSTLTSIPKVQTQSPKPQTTKPSQQVSEDNYVTKPVKKRKFRVRYMILLASIVLVAASLIWILSRTPATIAIPDVAGQTVAEAKETLKKANFEIGEEKSEASEKVEEGRIIRTDPEAGKTRKEGTKINLVVSSGKQSFQLSNYIGRKSTDVIAELKQKKVPENLIKIEEEESSESEAGTVLRQSPAAGTTYDLSKASTITLTVAKKVTSVAMPSYTGSSLEFTKNNLVQIVGIKEANIEVVEVSTAPDGTAEGTVVEQSPKAGEKVDLTKTRVKISIYKPKTPPLTSSSAPSQRGNQGSTTTPSQGNQQGNQRGNAPTTQSSSEGNHENSRD, from the coding sequence ATGATCCAAATCGGCAAGATTTTTGCCGGACGCTATCGGATTGTGAAACAGATTGGCCGAGGAGGCATGGCAGATGTCTATTTGGCCAAGGATTTAATTCTAGACGGAGAAGAAGTGGCAGTGAAGGTCCTGAGGACCAACTACCAGACGGACCCGATAGCTGTAGCTCGTTTTCAGCGTGAAGCGAGAGCTATGGCAGATCTAGACCATCCTCATATCGTTCGGATAACAGATATTGGTGAGGAAGACGGTCAACAGTATCTTGCAATGGAGTATGTTGCTGGACTAGACCTCAAACGTTATATCAAGGAACACTATCCTCTTTCTAATGAAGAAGCCGTCCGTATCATGGGACAAATCCTCCTAGCCATGCGTTTGGCCCATACCAGAGGAATTGTTCACAGGGACTTAAAACCTCAAAATATCCTCTTGACACCGGATGGGACTGCCAAGGTTACAGACTTTGGGATTGCAGTAGCCTTTGCAGAGACGAGTCTGACTCAGACTAACTCTATGCTGGGCTCAGTTCATTACTTGTCACCTGAGCAGGCGCGTGGTTCGAAGGCGACTGTACAGAGTGATATCTATGCCATGGGGATTATTTTCTATGAGATGCTGACAGGTCATATTCCTTACGATGGAGATAGTGCGGTGACCATTGCCCTTCAGCATTTCCAGAAACCACTGCCCTCAGTTATTGATGAAAATCCATCTGTGCCTCAGGCTTTGGAAAATGTTGTTATCAAGGCAACTGCCAAGAAATTGACAGATCGCTACAAATCAGTAGCTGAAATGTATGTGGATTTGTCTAGTAGTTTGTCTTATAATCGTCGTAATGAACCAAAGCTGGTCTTTGACGATGCGACTAAGGCGGACACCAAGACACTACCAAAGGTATCCCAGAGTACCTTGACCTCGATTCCTAAGGTGCAAACACAAAGTCCGAAGCCACAGACTACGAAGCCGAGTCAGCAGGTTTCAGAAGACAATTACGTAACCAAGCCTGTTAAGAAACGAAAATTTAGAGTTCGTTATATGATTTTGTTGGCCAGCATTGTATTGGTGGCAGCTTCTCTTATTTGGATACTATCCAGAACTCCTGCAACCATTGCCATTCCAGATGTGGCAGGTCAGACAGTTGCGGAAGCCAAGGAAACGCTCAAGAAAGCCAATTTTGAGATTGGCGAGGAGAAATCAGAGGCTAGTGAAAAGGTGGAAGAAGGGCGGATTATCCGTACAGATCCTGAAGCTGGAAAGACTCGAAAAGAAGGAACGAAAATCAATTTGGTTGTCTCATCAGGCAAGCAATCTTTCCAATTGAGCAATTATATCGGCCGTAAATCAACAGATGTTATTGCAGAACTCAAGCAGAAGAAGGTTCCTGAAAATCTCATCAAGATTGAGGAAGAAGAATCAAGCGAGAGCGAAGCAGGAACCGTTCTCAGACAGAGTCCAGCTGCTGGAACAACCTATGATTTGAGCAAGGCATCAACGATTACCTTAACCGTTGCTAAGAAAGTAACCAGCGTTGCCATGCCAAGTTATACAGGATCTAGTCTTGAATTTACTAAAAACAATCTCGTTCAAATTGTCGGTATTAAAGAAGCCAATATTGAAGTTGTGGAAGTGTCGACAGCTCCTGATGGAACTGCTGAGGGTACAGTCGTTGAACAGAGTCCAAAAGCGGGTGAAAAGGTTGATTTGACTAAGACGCGTGTCAAGATTTCAATCTACAAACCAAAAACACCGCCGTTAACGTCATCATCAGCACCATCCCAACGTGGAAACCAAGGTTCTACTACAACACCAAGTCAGGGGAACCAACAAGGAAATCAACGAGGGAATGCACCTACTACTCAGTCAAGTAGTGAAGGCAACCACGAAAATTCACGTGATTAA
- a CDS encoding Stp1/IreP family PP2C-type Ser/Thr phosphatase, with the protein MEISLLTDVGQKRTNNQDYVNHYVNRAGRTMIILADGMGGHRAGNIASEMAVTDLGIAWVDTQIDTVNEVREWFANYLEIENQKIHQLGQDDAYKGMGTTLEAVAIIGNQAIYAHIGDSRIGLIRGEEYHQLTSDHSLVNELLKAGQLTPEEAASHPQKNIITQSIGQKDEVQPDFGIITLELGDYLLLNSDGLTNMISGSEICDIVTSDIPLADKTATLVRFANNAGGLDNITVALVSMNEEDAE; encoded by the coding sequence ATGGAAATTTCATTATTAACAGATGTTGGTCAGAAACGAACAAATAACCAAGACTATGTCAACCACTATGTCAATAGAGCTGGACGTACCATGATTATTTTAGCTGATGGGATGGGAGGTCATCGCGCAGGAAATATTGCTAGTGAAATGGCAGTAACAGACCTAGGTATAGCTTGGGTTGATACCCAAATCGATACAGTCAATGAAGTGCGTGAATGGTTCGCCAATTACCTAGAAATTGAAAATCAAAAGATTCATCAACTTGGACAAGATGATGCCTATAAAGGAATGGGAACAACTCTTGAGGCTGTTGCTATTATTGGCAATCAGGCTATCTATGCCCACATTGGTGATTCTCGTATCGGTTTGATTCGTGGAGAAGAATACCACCAGTTAACGAGCGATCATTCCTTGGTCAATGAATTGCTCAAGGCAGGTCAATTGACGCCAGAAGAAGCAGCTAGCCACCCACAGAAAAATATTATTACCCAGTCTATCGGTCAAAAAGATGAAGTTCAACCTGATTTTGGAATAATTACCCTTGAGCTAGGAGACTATCTCTTGCTCAATAGTGATGGTTTGACCAACATGATTTCAGGCAGTGAGATTTGTGATATTGTAACCAGTGATATTCCTTTGGCAGATAAAACAGCGACGCTCGTGCGTTTTGCTAACAATGCAGGAGGTTTAGACAACATTACGGTTGCCCTTGTTTCTATGAACGAGGAGGATGCAGAATGA
- a CDS encoding hydroxymethylglutaryl-CoA reductase, degradative, with the protein MKISWNGFFKKSYQERLELLKAQALLSPERQGSLEQDEQMSVTVADQLSENVVGTFSLPYSLVPEVLVNGQEYTVPYVTEEPSVVAAACYASKIIKRAGGFNAQVHERQMIGQVALYQVADSDLALEKISDKKAELLELANQAYPSIVKRGGGARDLHVEQIKGETDFLVVYLHVDTQEAMGANMLNTMLEALKPVLEELSQGQSLMGILSNYATDSLVTASCRIAFRYLSRQKDQGREIAEKIALASQFAQADPYRAATHNKGIFNGIDAILIATGNDWRAIESGAHAFASQDGRYQGLSRWTLDLEREELVGEMTLPMPVATKGGSIGLNPRVALSHELLGNPSAKELAQIIVSIGLTQNFAALKALVSTGIQQGHMKLQAKSLALLAGASESEVACLVERLIADKTFNLETAQRYLENLRS; encoded by the coding sequence ATGAAGATAAGTTGGAATGGATTTTTTAAAAAATCATACCAAGAGCGCCTCGAGCTGTTAAAAGCTCAGGCACTCCTTAGTCCTGAGAGACAAGGGAGTTTAGAGCAGGATGAACAGATGAGTGTGACTGTGGCAGACCAGCTGAGTGAGAATGTAGTGGGAACTTTTTCTCTGCCTTATTCGCTGGTCCCAGAGGTTCTCGTTAACGGTCAGGAATACACAGTTCCCTATGTGACAGAAGAACCGTCCGTGGTTGCTGCGGCTTGCTATGCCAGTAAAATCATCAAGCGTGCAGGTGGTTTTAATGCTCAAGTCCATGAGCGCCAGATGATTGGGCAGGTAGCCCTTTATCAAGTTGCTGATTCTGATCTAGCGCTAGAGAAGATTTCCGACAAGAAAGCAGAACTCTTAGAACTTGCCAATCAAGCCTATCCTTCTATCGTTAAACGAGGAGGTGGGGCGCGTGATTTGCATGTAGAGCAGATCAAAGGTGAAACAGACTTTCTCGTTGTTTATCTCCATGTCGATACCCAGGAAGCCATGGGTGCTAATATGCTCAACACCATGCTGGAAGCCTTGAAACCAGTCTTAGAAGAACTGAGTCAGGGACAGAGTCTCATGGGAATTCTGTCTAATTACGCGACCGATTCTCTGGTGACTGCAAGTTGTCGTATCGCTTTTCGCTACTTGAGTCGCCAAAAGGATCAAGGACGAGAAATTGCGGAGAAAATCGCTTTGGCTAGCCAATTTGCGCAGGCTGATCCGTATCGTGCTGCTACTCATAATAAAGGAATTTTTAATGGTATTGATGCCATTTTGATTGCCACTGGTAATGACTGGCGTGCCATCGAATCTGGGGCCCATGCTTTTGCCAGTCAAGACGGACGCTATCAAGGTCTTAGCCGATGGACGCTGGATCTTGAAAGAGAAGAATTGGTCGGTGAGATGACCTTGCCTATGCCTGTAGCGACCAAGGGCGGTTCTATCGGTCTCAACCCTCGTGTAGCTCTCAGTCATGAACTACTGGGAAATCCTTCTGCCAAAGAATTAGCCCAGATTATCGTGTCTATCGGTCTTACCCAAAATTTTGCAGCCCTCAAAGCCTTGGTGAGTACAGGGATTCAGCAAGGTCACATGAAATTGCAGGCCAAATCCTTGGCACTCCTAGCAGGTGCTAGTGAATCTGAAGTTGCTTGCCTAGTAGAGCGCCTTATTGCAGATAAAACCTTTAACTTAGAGACAGCCCAGCGTTATCTAGAAAACTTAAGATCATAA
- the rsmB gene encoding 16S rRNA (cytosine(967)-C(5))-methyltransferase RsmB yields the protein MTKVETARSLALAVLEDVFINQAYSNIALNKHLKGSQLSVADKGLVTELVYGTVARKLTLEWYLSHFIEDRDQLDSWLYVLLLMSAYQLRYLNKIPDHAVVNEAVELAKVRKKGSEKLVNAVLRRILREGWPDIASIKRKNKRDSIAYSLPVWLVAKLKEEYGEERAQAIFESLLVRNKASIRVTDLGRKEEIQALLEASESSLSPSGLVKEQGHFAGHDLFADGAITIQDESSQLVAPTLDLQGDEQVLDACAAPGGKTAHIASYLTTGQVTALDLYDHKLDLIQENAQRLGVADRVQTQKLDARKVHEFFGQDSFDKILVDAPCSGIGLLRRKPDIKYNKETADFASLQEIQLEILGSVCQTLRKGGIITYSTCTIVSEENFQVVQAFLESHPEFEQVTLEHECKDIMKDGCILITPELYGSDGFFISQFRKISD from the coding sequence GTGACTAAAGTAGAAACGGCTAGAAGTTTAGCCCTAGCGGTATTAGAAGATGTCTTTATCAATCAAGCATACTCAAACATCGCCTTGAATAAGCATCTCAAGGGAAGTCAACTTTCGGTAGCAGACAAGGGCTTGGTGACCGAGCTGGTCTATGGAACGGTAGCCCGTAAACTGACTCTAGAATGGTATCTGTCCCACTTTATCGAAGACAGAGACCAGTTAGATAGTTGGCTTTATGTCCTTCTTCTCATGAGTGCCTACCAGCTCCGCTATTTGAACAAGATTCCAGATCATGCTGTGGTCAATGAAGCAGTGGAATTGGCCAAAGTTCGTAAAAAAGGCAGTGAAAAATTAGTCAACGCCGTCCTTCGTCGTATTCTGCGTGAAGGCTGGCCAGATATTGCTAGCATCAAACGAAAAAACAAGCGTGATTCCATTGCCTATTCTCTCCCAGTTTGGCTAGTTGCCAAGCTCAAGGAAGAATACGGAGAAGAGCGAGCGCAAGCTATCTTTGAAAGTCTTTTGGTGCGAAACAAGGCCAGCATTCGTGTAACAGACTTAGGACGAAAAGAGGAAATCCAAGCCTTGTTGGAGGCCAGTGAGTCATCCTTGTCTCCTTCTGGTTTGGTTAAGGAGCAGGGGCATTTTGCAGGCCATGATTTGTTTGCGGATGGAGCCATTACCATCCAAGACGAGTCCAGTCAGCTTGTTGCTCCGACGCTTGATTTACAAGGTGATGAGCAGGTTCTAGATGCCTGTGCAGCTCCAGGTGGAAAAACAGCCCATATAGCCTCTTATCTCACGACAGGTCAGGTTACTGCTCTGGACTTGTATGACCACAAGTTGGACTTAATCCAAGAAAATGCCCAACGTCTGGGTGTGGCGGATCGGGTTCAAACGCAAAAATTGGATGCCAGAAAGGTACATGAGTTTTTTGGTCAGGATTCTTTTGATAAGATTTTGGTGGATGCTCCCTGTTCAGGAATCGGTCTTCTGCGCCGAAAACCAGACATCAAATACAATAAAGAAACGGCAGATTTCGCTTCCTTGCAGGAAATTCAGCTAGAAATATTAGGTAGTGTTTGTCAAACACTACGCAAAGGTGGTATAATAACTTATAGTACCTGTACTATTGTCTCAGAGGAGAACTTTCAAGTCGTACAGGCATTTTTAGAAAGTCATCCTGAATTTGAGCAGGTAACACTAGAACATGAATGTAAGGATATCATGAAAGATGGCTGTATCCTCATCACACCTGAATTGTATGGAAGTGATGGATTCTTCATCAGTCAATTTCGCAAGATATCGGATTAG
- a CDS encoding threonine/serine exporter family protein — protein sequence MTLTTFLLQAVASLLAIITFLIVLNVQRSMLLPGGILGMAVWLIYLLLKEPTNVIVATFIAAIIGSCVSQILSILYKTPAVVFILAILAPLVPGYLSYRTTAFFVTGDYSHAIASATLVVMLALVISIGMASGTVILRLYSHLRKQQNN from the coding sequence ATGACACTAACGACCTTTTTATTACAAGCAGTAGCAAGTCTTCTTGCCATTATTACATTTTTAATCGTACTCAATGTGCAACGCTCTATGCTTTTACCTGGAGGGATTTTGGGCATGGCTGTCTGGCTAATTTATCTTTTGCTCAAGGAACCGACCAATGTTATTGTGGCTACTTTTATTGCAGCCATTATCGGTTCTTGTGTCAGCCAGATTTTAAGTATTCTTTATAAGACACCTGCTGTGGTCTTTATCTTGGCCATCTTGGCACCTCTGGTTCCGGGTTATCTCTCCTATCGGACAACTGCCTTTTTTGTGACAGGAGATTACAGTCATGCCATTGCTAGTGCAACCTTGGTTGTTATGTTGGCTTTGGTGATTTCCATTGGAATGGCTAGTGGAACAGTGATTCTCAGACTCTATTCTCACTTACGAAAGCAGCAAAATAATTAG
- a CDS encoding hydroxymethylglutaryl-CoA synthase, giving the protein MTIGIDKIGFATSQYVLKLQDLAEARGIDPEKLSKGLLLKELSIAPLTEDIVTLAASASDSILTEQERAEIDMVIVATESGIDQSKAAAVFVHGLLGIQPFARSFEIKEACYGATAALHYAKLHVENSPESKVLVIASDIAKYGIETPGEPTQGAGSVAMLITQNPRIMAFNNDNVAQTRDIMDFWRPNYSTTPYVNGVYSTQQYLDSLKTTWLEYQKRYQLTLDDFAAVCFHLPYPKLALKGLKKIMDKSLPQEKKDLLQNHFDQSILYSQKVGNIYTGSLFLGLLSLLENTDSLKAGDKIALYSYGSGAVAEFFSGELVEGYEVYLDKDRLNKLNQRTALSVADYEKVFFEEVDLDETNSAQFSGYENQDFALVEIVDHQRRYSKVEK; this is encoded by the coding sequence ATGACAATCGGTATTGATAAGATTGGTTTTGCGACCAGTCAATATGTCTTGAAATTACAAGACTTAGCAGAAGCGAGGGGAATTGACCCTGAAAAATTAAGCAAAGGACTCTTACTCAAGGAATTGAGTATTGCGCCTCTAACTGAGGATATCGTGACCTTGGCAGCCAGTGCTAGTGACTCTATTTTAACTGAGCAAGAAAGGGCAGAAATTGATATGGTCATTGTGGCTACTGAGTCAGGAATCGACCAGAGTAAGGCTGCTGCCGTCTTTGTGCATGGATTGTTGGGGATCCAGCCCTTTGCTCGTAGTTTCGAGATTAAAGAAGCCTGCTATGGAGCGACAGCTGCCCTTCATTATGCCAAATTGCATGTGGAAAATTCTCCAGAGTCCAAGGTCTTGGTCATTGCCAGTGATATTGCCAAGTACGGTATTGAAACTCCAGGAGAACCAACTCAGGGTGCTGGCAGTGTGGCCATGTTGATTACACAGAATCCACGCATTATGGCCTTTAATAATGACAATGTGGCTCAGACTCGTGACATTATGGATTTTTGGCGTCCAAATTACTCAACAACCCCTTATGTAAATGGTGTCTATTCTACCCAACAATACTTGGATAGTTTGAAAACGACTTGGCTTGAATATCAAAAACGCTACCAGCTTACTTTGGATGATTTTGCAGCTGTTTGCTTCCACTTGCCTTATCCTAAATTGGCGCTAAAAGGCTTGAAAAAAATCATGGATAAGAGCCTGCCTCAGGAGAAAAAAGACCTCTTGCAAAACCATTTTGACCAGTCTATTCTCTACAGTCAAAAGGTGGGGAATATCTACACAGGTTCGCTTTTCCTTGGACTTTTGTCTCTCTTGGAAAATACAGATAGCTTGAAAGCTGGGGATAAAATCGCCCTTTATAGTTATGGAAGCGGGGCTGTGGCTGAGTTCTTCAGTGGTGAATTGGTTGAAGGATATGAAGTTTATTTGGATAAAGACCGTTTGAACAAGCTCAACCAACGAACTGCCCTGTCTGTTGCAGACTATGAAAAAGTCTTCTTTGAAGAAGTAGACTTAGATGAAACAAACTCTGCCCAGTTTTCTGGATATGAAAATCAAGATTTTGCTTTGGTTGAAATTGTTGACCACCAACGCCGTTATAGCAAGGTTGAGAAATAA
- a CDS encoding threonine/serine exporter family protein: MEESRELNAVIDVIMLAGTILLKSGSEIHRVEDTMIRIAHSQGIVDCNVLAMPAAIFFSIENTNISRMKRVTSSSYNIEKVCDVNQISRQLVGGQIDLETAFKQLTALQSQPLPYTKLQVTLAATFSAPFFSVMFSGNIYDALGAGVATLFGFAFSLYVEKFIRIPFVTAFAGAFVFGMIAQFWARYTGFPSTADLIIAGAVMPFVPGIALTNAVRDIMTNHINSGMSKMFESLLITLALGAGTSVALVLMN; the protein is encoded by the coding sequence ATGGAAGAATCAAGAGAATTAAATGCCGTAATCGATGTGATTATGTTAGCTGGAACCATTCTTCTCAAAAGTGGTTCAGAGATTCATCGCGTAGAAGATACCATGATTCGGATTGCGCATTCGCAGGGGATTGTGGATTGCAATGTTCTTGCCATGCCTGCCGCCATCTTTTTCTCCATTGAAAATACCAATATTTCGCGAATGAAGCGCGTAACCTCCTCTTCTTATAACATAGAAAAAGTCTGTGATGTGAACCAAATTTCTCGTCAGCTGGTTGGGGGGCAAATTGATTTAGAAACGGCCTTTAAGCAATTGACGGCCTTACAATCCCAACCCCTTCCTTATACTAAGTTGCAGGTAACTTTGGCTGCGACTTTTAGTGCTCCTTTCTTTTCAGTTATGTTTAGTGGAAATATCTACGACGCACTTGGGGCAGGAGTGGCGACCTTATTTGGTTTTGCCTTTTCCCTCTATGTGGAGAAGTTTATCCGAATTCCTTTTGTGACAGCCTTTGCTGGAGCCTTTGTCTTTGGGATGATAGCCCAGTTTTGGGCTCGCTACACAGGCTTTCCTTCAACAGCAGATTTGATTATAGCTGGTGCGGTCATGCCTTTTGTACCAGGAATTGCTTTGACCAATGCGGTTCGTGATATTATGACTAATCACATAAACTCTGGTATGAGCAAGATGTTTGAATCCCTGCTCATTACCCTTGCTTTAGGGGCAGGAACTTCTGTCGCCTTAGTATTGATGAACTAA
- the fmt gene encoding methionyl-tRNA formyltransferase produces MTKLIFMGTPDFSATVLKGLLTDDRYEILSVVTQPDRAVGRKKVIQETPVKQAAKEAGLPIYQPEKLSGSPEMEDLMKLGADGIVTAAFGQFLPSKLLDSMDFAVNVHASLLPKHRGGAPIHYALIQGDEEAGVTIMEMVKEMDAGDMISRRSIPITDEDNVGTLFEKLALVGRDLLLDTLPAYIAGDIKPEPQEQSQVTFSPNIKPEEEKLDWTKSNRQLFNQIRGMNPWPVAHTFLKGDRFKIYEALAVEGQGNPGEILSIGKKELIVATAEGALSLKQVQPAGKPKMDIASFLNGVGRTLTVGERFGD; encoded by the coding sequence ATGACAAAATTAATCTTTATGGGGACCCCCGACTTTTCAGCAACAGTTTTAAAAGGGCTTTTGACAGACGACCGTTACGAAATTCTATCCGTTGTGACCCAGCCAGACCGTGCTGTCGGCCGTAAAAAAGTTATCCAGGAAACCCCAGTTAAACAAGCTGCCAAAGAGGCAGGACTTCCTATCTACCAACCTGAAAAACTATCTGGAAGTCCAGAGATGGAAGATCTTATGAAGCTAGGAGCAGATGGAATTGTGACTGCTGCTTTTGGGCAGTTTCTCCCAAGTAAACTCCTTGATAGCATGGACTTTGCGGTCAATGTTCACGCTTCTCTTCTTCCTAAACATCGTGGTGGAGCGCCAATCCATTATGCCTTGATTCAAGGAGATGAGGAAGCTGGTGTGACCATTATGGAAATGGTTAAGGAAATGGATGCAGGGGATATGATTTCTCGTCGTAGTATTCCGATTACGGATGAGGACAATGTCGGGACCTTGTTTGAGAAATTAGCTCTTGTTGGTCGCGATTTGCTTTTGGATACTTTGCCTGCCTACATTGCTGGTGACATCAAACCTGAACCGCAAGAACAAAGCCAAGTTACCTTTTCTCCAAATATCAAGCCAGAAGAAGAAAAATTGGACTGGACTAAAAGCAATCGTCAACTTTTCAACCAAATCCGTGGAATGAATCCGTGGCCTGTTGCCCATACTTTCCTTAAGGGTGACCGCTTTAAGATTTATGAAGCCCTAGCAGTAGAAGGTCAGGGCAATCCAGGTGAAATCCTTTCTATCGGCAAGAAAGAATTGATTGTCGCAACGGCAGAAGGGGCTCTATCCCTCAAACAAGTGCAGCCAGCTGGTAAACCTAAGATGGACATTGCTTCCTTCCTCAACGGAGTTGGACGTACATTGACTGTAGGAGAACGATTTGGTGACTAA